In Dasypus novemcinctus isolate mDasNov1 chromosome 23, mDasNov1.1.hap2, whole genome shotgun sequence, the following proteins share a genomic window:
- the LOC131272970 gene encoding partner and localizer of BRCA2-like isoform X1, with product MEEPPGKPLSCVEKEKLKEKLAFLKREYSKTLARLQRAQRAEKVKKSIKKATEQDCLLKQEISPQLNHSEPKIKVSPCDKLQISTHLDEETKEKAPVISEVDHESFDVRAGTVERLHVQRTNDIQEHFLYKINSPDCKKRQSKLPGKRKQEQKRTFISQERESFFKSNSLIHSGERQKEQEKINRGNPRIPVSQIRTHLSCPKSEISDSLASVTETNGENVLTPETAKPERGVDGLLRENNLSKVTTVPWHMRPDSHGSQQLEHVPIKSNYELISQCLINISSISSINLEAQGKNRIFIINNPVVNKDLSAGDQLPISPNLAADNSQSISELTYNNLPPNEKQYLKEKYHTEKSSQSPRNGLDGRDESFQENEVLSQCQSLSLESVPPVSTESQTQSCTVLDGLIFPAEYYVRTTRSMSNCQRKVALEAVIQSHLGVRKKEFKIKNKEAAKNLNLSYEETDQSEIRMSDTFVGQPSSRSPQKFLSLTEVRPPPGPTEDNDTIRKAVTQPSHRRHTGKRKSNCTTVVDHQLFLPTYGISGVNRSKEEVVLHQDQSEKEIIHGKKRVKGKEGRCQKEDSLSSSSSANLGLDHDSFSPPFYKNEMLSLKQLSSFLKITDFHLPDEDFGSLKLEKLKSYPEKPIEPFESKMYIERHPKERNCTDLEELIPEQVDIEKEDLEKELVLPGKAHSKVPNLESHPKKCLSSSMLLFTPLNTVAPDDNGKPAADLCSPAFPILGTTPAFGSQARCENVSAEVVGHTCCTSQFSHLKNTIGLASDGKQCNSPTSPSRLDTTLRVSGRKGQPVHDSDSGPQATPPPLESFTTSDQLHGGTCLALCKHSVEQVKSISFPKFSLKE from the exons aaCCTAAAATTAAAGTATCTCCTTGTGACAAATTACAAATCAGCACCCATCTTgatgaagaaactaaagaaaaggCCCCTGTCATATCTGAAGTTGACCATGAGTCCTTTGATGTTAGAGCTGGCACAGTGGAAAGATTACATGTACAAAGAACAAATGACATCCAAGAACATTTTCTCTATAAGATCAACAGCCCTGACTGTAAGAAAAGACAGAGTAAGCTGCCAGGGAAAAGAAAGCAGGAACAGAAAAGAACATTTATTTCACAGGAAAGAGAATCTTTCTTCAAATCTAATTCACTTATACACTCTGGAGAAAGACAGAAGGAACAGGAAAAAATTAATAGAGGAAATCCTAGAATACCAGTATCCCAAATAAGAACTCACCTTTCTTGTCCTAAGTCTGAAATTTCAGATTCTTTAGCATCAGTTACAGAAACTAATGGAGAGAATGTATTAACTCCAGAAACTGCCAAACCAGAAAGAGGTGTTGATGGACTcctaagagaaaataatttatccAAGGTGACCACTGTTCCTTGGCATATGCGACCAGATAGCCATGGTAGCCAGCAGCTTGAACACGTACCTATTAAAAGTAATTATGAACTTATTTCCCAGTGTTTAATCAACATTAGCTCTATTTCATCTATAAACTTAGAGGCACAAGGTAAAAATAGGATTTTCATTATAAATAACCCAGTGGTAAATAAAGATTTAAGTGCAGGTGACCAGCTGCCTATAAGTCCTAACTTAGCAGCAGATAATTCACAATCTATAAGTGAGCTCACTTACAATAACTTACCACCAAATGAAAAGCAATACTTAAAGGAAAAATACCACACTGAGAAGTCTTCACAATCTCCCAGGAATGGTCTTGATGGTAGAGATGAAAGTTTCCAGGAAAACGAGGTTCTAAGTCAATGTCAGAGTCTTAGCCTAGAATCAGTCCCTCCTGTTTCTACAGAAAGTCAAACACAGTCTTGCACAGTGCTTGATGGCCTTATCTTTCCTGCAGAATATTATGTTAGAACAACACGAAGCATGTCAAATTGCCAAAGGAAAGTAGCCCTGGAAGCTGTAATTCAAAGTCATTTGGGtgtcagaaaaaaagaatttaaaattaaaaataaggaggCAGCTAAAAATTTAAACCTTTCCTATGAAGAAACTGACCAAAGTGAAATTAGAATGTCTGACACATTTGTGGGACAACCAAGTTCAAGAAGTCCTCAGAAATTCCTCTCATTAACTGAGGTCAGACCTCCCCCTGGCCCTACTGAAGATAATGATACTATTAGGAAAGCAGTTACCCAACCATCTCatagaagacacacaggaaaaagaaaatccaacTGTACCACAGTAGTAGATCATCAACTATTTTTGCCAACTTATGGCATATCAGGTGTCAACAGGTCCAAGGAAGAAGTTGTTTTGCACCAAGATCAGAGTGAAAAAGAGATTATTCATGGCAAGAAGAGAGTTAAAG GGAAGGAAGGTCGTTGTCAGAAAGAGGATTCCCTTTCTTCCAGTAGCAGTGCTAATTTAGGTTTGGATCATGATTCGTTCAGTCCTCCATTTTATAAGAATGAAATGCTAAGTTTAAAGCAACTGTCATCTTTTCTCAAAATCACAGACTTTCACTTACCTGATGAAGATTTTGGATCTCTTAAACTTGAAAAACTGAAGTCCTACCCAGAAAAACCAATTGAGCCTTTTGAATCAAAAATGTATATAGAGAGGCATCCTAAAGAAAGAAATTGTACTGATTTGGAAGAACTGATTCCTGAACAAGTAGATATAGAAAAGGAGGACTTGGAAAAGGAACTCGTTCTTCCAGGAAAAGCACATTCAAAAGTGCCAAACCTAGAAAGCCATCCTAAAAAGTGCCTTTCTTCATCCATGTTACTTTTCACTCCTTTAAATACTGTTGCACCTGATGATAATGGCAAACCTGCAGCAGACCTGTGTTCACCTGCTTTCCCCATCTTGGGTACTACTCCAGCTTTTGGCTCCCAAGCACGCTGTGAAAATGTGTCTGCAGAGGTTGTCGGACATACTTGCTGTACATCCCAATTTTCTCACTTGAAAAACACAATAGGTCTTGCAAGTGACGGTAAGCAATGCAACAGCCCAACCAGTCCATCAAGATTGGATACCACCCTGCGTGTGTCAGGTAGGAAAGGACAACCTGTCCATGACAGTGACTCTGGCCCCCAAGCAACACCTCCACCCTTGGAGTCATTCACTACCAGCGATCAGCTACATGGAGGTACATGCCTGGCACTGTGTAAACATTCAGTTGAACAGGTAAAATCTATTTCCTTTCCAAAGTTTTCTTTGAAAGAATGA